The Maledivibacter sp. genome segment AAGTAAGTAAAAGCGTAACAAGATATATTCTTTGTTACGCTTTTATTATGATTTTATGCGGTAATATTTGGTAATTGGTAATTTCTATTGACGTGATAAACGTTATCAACTATACTGACGATAGTGAAAGTCGTTATCAATTTGCCGGTGATTTAATTCGATAACAAATATCATCTAAGGAGGCTGCATAATATGAAAAGCAAGTTAATGAAAATTTCTTTAAGTTTAATGTTGGTTTTATCTTTGGTGATTCTTGCAGGATGTCAGACATCTCAAGATACTCAAGAGAAAATACAAGAAGTAAAGGAAAATCAAGCAGAGGCCAAAGCTCAAATTGTAAATCTTTATACTGATAGACATTACGATACTGATGAAGAGTTATATAAAATGTTTACAGAGGAAACTGGTATAAAAGTGAATGTAGTAAAGGGTAAATCAGATGAGTTGATTGAAAGACTGGCAAGAGAAGCTGCAGATACTGAGGCAGACCTTTTAATAGCCGCCGATGCAGGTAGACTATTTAGAGCAAAAGAAAAAGAACTATTGCAGTCTGTAGGAAATGAAACTTTATTAAATAATATACCTGAGAATTTAAGAGATGAAGATAATCAGTGGTTCGGACTTACTGTAAGGGGAAGAGTTATAGTATATTCAAAGGATAGAGTTGACCCATCTGAGCTTTCAACCTATGAGGATCTAACAAGTAACAAGTGGAAAGGAAAAATATTAGTAAGAGCATCATCTAATATATACAATCAATCGCTTTTGGCATCCTTAATAGCTATAGATGGAGAAGAAAAGGCTAAAGAATGGGCAAAGGGATTAGTTGAGAACATGGCTAGAGATCCAGAGGGTAACGATAGAGCGCAAGCAAAAGCTGTTGTTGCAGGTGAAGGTGATTTAGCAATAATGAACACATATTATATAGGAAAAATGCTTAATTCATCGGACGCTGAGGAAGTGAAGGTAGCTGAAAAGGTAGGAGTATTTTTCCCAAATCAAGACACTACTGGAACACATATAAATGTAAGTGGTATAGGACTTACAAGGCATGCTAA includes the following:
- a CDS encoding Fe(3+) ABC transporter substrate-binding protein, with the translated sequence MKSKLMKISLSLMLVLSLVILAGCQTSQDTQEKIQEVKENQAEAKAQIVNLYTDRHYDTDEELYKMFTEETGIKVNVVKGKSDELIERLAREAADTEADLLIAADAGRLFRAKEKELLQSVGNETLLNNIPENLRDEDNQWFGLTVRGRVIVYSKDRVDPSELSTYEDLTSNKWKGKILVRASSNIYNQSLLASLIAIDGEEKAKEWAKGLVENMARDPEGNDRAQAKAVVAGEGDLAIMNTYYIGKMLNSSDAEEVKVAEKVGVFFPNQDTTGTHINVSGIGLTRHAKNSENALRLMEFLSSEKAQKQFAEANYEYPVNTKVEPSELLKSWGEFKTQDINLSKLGEFNKRAVEIFNEIGWK